From one Candidatus Methanoplasma termitum genomic stretch:
- a CDS encoding peroxiredoxin, with product MQMPLIGDKCPEFEAMTTQGNIKFPQDFTSKGKWIILFSHPADFTPVCTTEFMTFAHRSKELSDINVQLVGLSVDSISAHIAWLRRIKELTWKDMKNVDVQFPLIEDISMSVANKFGMIMPGQSNTQAVRAVFIIDPNGIIRLIIYYPLSTGRNFDEIKRAVMALQKADKDKCATPMDWKPGQDTIIPPPKTMSLAKERMQLSGKQYCLDWFLCFNKES from the coding sequence ATGCAAATGCCCCTGATAGGGGACAAATGCCCAGAGTTTGAAGCTATGACCACCCAGGGGAACATCAAATTCCCTCAGGATTTCACAAGCAAAGGCAAATGGATCATCCTCTTCTCCCATCCGGCGGACTTCACCCCCGTCTGTACGACAGAGTTCATGACCTTCGCCCACAGATCCAAGGAGCTGTCAGACATAAACGTCCAGCTCGTTGGGCTATCGGTGGACTCGATATCCGCCCACATTGCGTGGCTGAGAAGGATCAAAGAGCTCACGTGGAAGGACATGAAGAATGTCGACGTTCAGTTCCCTCTGATCGAAGACATATCAATGAGTGTTGCGAACAAATTCGGCATGATCATGCCCGGACAGTCGAACACGCAGGCCGTAAGGGCAGTATTCATAATAGATCCGAACGGAATAATCAGATTGATCATCTATTATCCGCTCAGCACGGGAAGGAACTTCGACGAGATAAAGAGAGCAGTTATGGCACTCCAGAAAGCGGATAAGGACAAGTGCGCCACACCAATGGACTGGAAGCCCGGTCAGGACACCATCATACCGCCGCCAAAGACGATGAGTTTGGCGAAAGAGAGGATGCAGCTTTCCGGGAAACAGTACTGTCTCGACTGGTTCCTGTGCTTCAACAAAGAATCTTAA
- a CDS encoding MBL fold metallo-hydrolase — MTKLLYQGHGSYRLTANDGRVVYFDPYAGEGYDAPADLILVTHDHPDHNQIQLCAKKSSCRIITNVEALEGKKHNSFDLGGITIASVEAKNLLHSPKKCVGYIVGIDGIKIYGSGDTSKTKQMGTFAALKLDYAILCGDGKFNMGLKEAAECAELIGAKHNIIVHVKPGELFDHEKAERWEAPNKLIVEPGQEIVL, encoded by the coding sequence ATGACAAAGTTACTTTATCAGGGGCATGGGAGCTACAGACTGACAGCGAATGACGGACGCGTCGTGTACTTCGATCCATATGCCGGCGAGGGGTACGACGCCCCTGCCGATCTGATACTGGTAACCCATGATCACCCGGACCACAATCAGATACAGTTATGTGCGAAGAAGTCAAGCTGCAGAATAATAACCAATGTTGAGGCGCTTGAAGGAAAAAAACATAACAGTTTTGATTTGGGCGGGATAACCATTGCGTCTGTGGAAGCGAAGAATCTGCTGCACAGCCCAAAGAAATGTGTCGGTTACATTGTCGGGATCGACGGGATCAAGATATATGGTTCCGGCGATACCTCGAAAACAAAACAGATGGGAACATTCGCCGCATTGAAGCTTGACTATGCGATACTCTGCGGCGACGGTAAATTCAACATGGGACTGAAAGAGGCTGCGGAATGCGCCGAATTGATCGGTGCGAAGCATAACATTATCGTCCATGTAAAACCCGGTGAACTGTTCGACCATGAAAAGGCAGAGAGATGGGAAGCGCCGAACAAACTGATAGTCGAACCGGGGCAAGAGATAGTTCTGTAA
- a CDS encoding NTPase yields the protein MISDIKIGITGLPGSGKTYALLRVIEMLKDDDLVIGGMIDEPLTDGKRRTGFSVRNILTGESKVFASVEIESKIMIGRIGVDLTKFEEVGISAIKVACEKCDIIVIDEVGKVEVESQAFIDAVKEALDVNKPMILTLHKKSRNPLLQDIRRRDDVRVLEVTPTNRNILPYKILRLMNGENV from the coding sequence TTGATTAGCGATATAAAAATCGGTATCACGGGTCTTCCGGGTTCCGGGAAGACGTATGCTCTTTTGAGAGTAATTGAAATGCTCAAAGACGACGATTTAGTTATCGGTGGGATGATCGACGAACCACTTACTGACGGGAAACGAAGAACGGGGTTCTCCGTTAGGAATATTCTTACAGGCGAGTCCAAGGTGTTCGCCAGTGTGGAGATCGAAAGCAAAATAATGATCGGCAGGATCGGAGTGGATCTCACAAAATTCGAAGAGGTCGGGATCTCAGCAATAAAAGTAGCATGCGAGAAGTGCGACATTATAGTTATCGATGAAGTGGGAAAGGTAGAGGTTGAGAGCCAGGCATTCATCGATGCGGTGAAAGAAGCACTTGATGTGAACAAGCCCATGATACTGACCTTGCATAAAAAATCAAGAAATCCGCTTTTGCAGGACATAAGGAGAAGGGATGACGTGAGGGTGCTGGAAGTCACTCCCACGAACCGCAATATCCTCCCATACAAGATCCTGCGTCTGATGAACGGTGAAAACGTCTGA
- a CDS encoding dihydroneopterin aldolase family protein: MKSREELAAEKFKCSTKERALFEAGIKMGTIYHQFVGMPLNEDSIESLEDAIERGVLVQPYVESVKVRIDRSIFGPKKDEYSYRSLTGEMLDVVLVIKIDNVRVKAEMRYDPKLNYPLMYISDVE; the protein is encoded by the coding sequence ATGAAGAGCAGGGAGGAGCTTGCGGCGGAGAAATTCAAATGCTCCACAAAAGAACGAGCATTGTTCGAGGCCGGCATCAAAATGGGCACTATATACCATCAGTTCGTAGGTATGCCGCTTAATGAGGACAGCATTGAGTCGCTGGAAGATGCTATCGAAAGGGGCGTACTTGTACAGCCCTACGTGGAAAGCGTGAAAGTAAGGATAGACAGAAGCATTTTCGGCCCTAAAAAAGATGAGTACTCCTATCGTTCGCTGACCGGGGAAATGCTGGATGTCGTTTTGGTTATAAAAATTGATAATGTACGTGTAAAAGCCGAGATGAGATATGACCCTAAGCTGAATTATCCGCTCATGTATATTTCTGATGTCGAATAA
- a CDS encoding UbiD family decarboxylase, translating into MPIRDFLRENVCSVKEKVDQDSSKITEMLIEDQERTVLFENVNGKKAAGNVFSTRKKVAAAMNIRPDSIVEHILSALESPCDVKEVKNPEFKQNSLKVDLMSLPIPKYYPEDGGRYISSGVIVAEYKGKKNVSFHRMMIMDKDRIAVRLVPRHLFTLYNEAKKDGKELNISICVGLQAEVLLAAAVSTDFGSDELMIASAMMKKGHGKPLEVGKCDNGLLVPSSSDYVFEGKITFETTKEGPFVDITGTYDIVRDQPVIKIEKMWSCKDPIFHLLLPGGNDHFLFMGLPREPVILKTVRQAVPRVKNVRLTEGGCCWLNGVVSIAKNKEGDGVNAILAAFSGHTSMKQVIVVDDDIDIFNDREVEWAMATRMQGDRIIKIPGAAGSSLDPSCDTTTWKVGYDATIPLNRDRKLYEKAKVAVRK; encoded by the coding sequence TTCAAGCAAGATCACCGAAATGCTGATAGAAGATCAGGAAAGGACCGTATTGTTCGAGAACGTCAACGGAAAAAAAGCCGCAGGCAACGTGTTCTCGACGAGGAAGAAGGTCGCAGCGGCGATGAACATCCGGCCCGACAGTATTGTCGAACACATATTGTCGGCACTCGAATCCCCATGTGATGTAAAAGAAGTGAAGAACCCGGAATTCAAACAAAATTCGCTGAAAGTGGATCTGATGTCCCTTCCGATCCCGAAATATTACCCTGAGGACGGAGGCCGTTACATTTCGTCTGGCGTGATAGTTGCGGAATACAAAGGAAAGAAGAATGTCTCCTTCCACAGGATGATGATAATGGACAAAGACCGCATCGCGGTGAGGCTGGTCCCGAGACACCTCTTCACATTATACAATGAAGCAAAAAAGGACGGCAAAGAGCTCAATATCTCGATATGTGTGGGTCTTCAGGCAGAGGTCCTTCTCGCCGCTGCCGTTTCAACAGACTTCGGATCCGATGAACTGATGATAGCTTCGGCGATGATGAAAAAAGGCCACGGCAAGCCCTTAGAGGTGGGAAAGTGTGACAACGGACTGTTAGTTCCGTCGAGCAGCGATTATGTGTTCGAAGGGAAGATAACGTTCGAAACGACAAAGGAAGGCCCGTTTGTGGACATCACCGGCACATATGATATTGTAAGAGATCAGCCGGTCATCAAAATAGAAAAGATGTGGTCATGCAAAGACCCGATATTCCACCTGCTGCTTCCGGGAGGGAACGATCATTTCTTGTTCATGGGGCTCCCGAGGGAGCCGGTCATCCTCAAGACCGTAAGGCAGGCAGTACCCAGGGTAAAGAACGTCCGTCTGACCGAAGGAGGGTGCTGCTGGCTCAATGGGGTCGTATCCATCGCGAAGAACAAGGAAGGCGACGGCGTTAATGCGATATTGGCAGCCTTTTCCGGCCACACCTCGATGAAACAGGTCATCGTTGTCGACGATGACATCGATATATTCAACGACAGGGAAGTGGAGTGGGCGATGGCCACCAGAATGCAGGGCGACCGGATAATCAAGATACCCGGCGCTGCCGGTTCGTCGTTGGATCCAAGCTGCGATACCACAACATGGAAGGTCGGATATGATGCAACGATCCCGTTGAACAGAGACAGAAAGCTCTATGAAAAAGCAAAGGTCGCCGTTCGTAAATGA
- a CDS encoding adenylosuccinate synthase: MILPSLAIIGAQWGDEGKGKITDYLDKTADLIVRFQGGNNAGHTIKVGDTVFKLHGLPSGVVRKGKLAVIGNGTVVNMDELLEEMEQVSKAGGSLEGLRISDRAHLIIPLHKKLDGAEEKYRGNKVVGTTKKGIGPAYQDKVARLGIRVGDLLEDKTLRDKADFFLPYKKDLLNMLDAEPCNCDTDMLYNKLKGWSEKVSMYICDTSVLINESLDEGKKVLFEGAQGAMLDIDHGTYPYVTSSSTCAGGICTGAGVAPNRIDKVVGCLKAYTTRVGEGPFATELKGKEAEELQKKGGEFGVTTGRGRRCGWLDLVVAEHASRLCGFSSWAITKLDVLNDYAKLPVCVAYKIDGKETKYFPASITKQERAVPVYKVMKGWKSWNDTESVVKGGYDSLPKEMRAYIQFIEKETKLPADIISVGPDRKETIDRKKDWWA; this comes from the coding sequence GTGATTTTGCCGAGTCTTGCGATCATTGGAGCACAGTGGGGCGATGAAGGGAAGGGAAAAATAACAGATTATCTTGATAAAACAGCAGACCTTATCGTACGTTTCCAAGGCGGCAACAATGCGGGACATACCATAAAAGTCGGAGATACCGTATTCAAGCTTCACGGCCTCCCTTCCGGCGTTGTAAGAAAAGGAAAGCTTGCCGTGATAGGCAACGGCACCGTCGTCAACATGGACGAACTTCTGGAGGAGATGGAGCAGGTCTCGAAGGCGGGAGGGTCCCTTGAAGGATTGAGGATCTCCGACAGGGCTCATTTGATCATCCCGCTTCACAAGAAATTAGATGGAGCAGAAGAGAAGTACCGCGGCAACAAGGTCGTGGGAACAACAAAAAAAGGCATCGGACCGGCATATCAGGACAAGGTTGCAAGACTAGGCATACGCGTCGGAGACCTTTTGGAAGACAAGACTCTGAGAGATAAAGCCGATTTCTTTTTGCCATATAAAAAAGACCTCCTTAATATGCTTGATGCAGAACCATGCAATTGCGACACCGATATGCTGTACAACAAACTGAAGGGTTGGAGCGAGAAAGTGAGCATGTACATCTGCGATACATCGGTCCTTATCAACGAATCTTTGGACGAAGGGAAGAAGGTCCTTTTCGAGGGGGCGCAGGGGGCGATGCTGGATATCGATCACGGCACTTACCCCTATGTTACTTCTTCATCGACCTGCGCCGGAGGAATATGCACCGGTGCGGGAGTGGCGCCCAATCGTATCGATAAAGTGGTAGGCTGTCTGAAAGCCTACACCACACGTGTAGGCGAGGGTCCGTTCGCAACTGAACTCAAAGGGAAGGAAGCTGAGGAACTGCAGAAGAAAGGCGGGGAGTTCGGAGTGACCACCGGCAGAGGAAGGAGATGCGGATGGCTGGACCTGGTCGTTGCGGAGCACGCATCCAGATTATGCGGATTTAGTTCTTGGGCCATAACGAAATTGGATGTTCTCAATGACTATGCCAAACTCCCGGTATGCGTAGCATACAAAATAGACGGCAAAGAGACAAAGTACTTCCCGGCTTCGATAACAAAGCAGGAAAGGGCGGTCCCGGTATACAAAGTAATGAAGGGTTGGAAGAGCTGGAACGACACGGAATCCGTAGTTAAAGGAGGATATGACAGCCTTCCGAAAGAGATGAGAGCATACATCCAATTCATTGAGAAGGAAACAAAGCTCCCTGCCGACATCATCAGCGTGGGTCCGGATAGAAAAGAGACGATAGACAGGAAAAAAGATTGGTGGGCCTGA
- a CDS encoding tRNA (guanine(26)-N(2))-dimethyltransferase encodes MPSGIEITEGRTKLLVPESHSLHGPGTRTASVFFNEQMAFGRDISIMFLRALDKGQISVVDAMSATGARAVRIANEVAGTSVTANDIDPKAIPYIEHNISLNGLSNCVPSNKDLHILFAESSFDYVDIDPFGSPTPFIQSAIRGCRKKGILAITATDTAPLAGAQVGKCRRRYQSEPIRGYMCHESGLRILMCNIAKELAKFDRGMKPLLSFYADHYFRVYVQVEEGAAPTDRSLDQIGYLHYDPNTLGRSVSKHPDATFDKGPFWIGLLHDKALLARMNTEGAEKEKRCIKMLDLWRNELDEQVFLYDISELSSFTKLSPPKIEALIDALNESGRTTPTHMSPTSFKTELVPKDVISIYKENSPDSIRQ; translated from the coding sequence ATGCCCTCGGGTATTGAGATCACTGAAGGAAGAACAAAACTTCTTGTCCCCGAATCGCACTCTCTTCACGGTCCCGGAACCAGGACCGCCAGCGTGTTCTTCAATGAACAGATGGCATTCGGAAGGGACATTTCGATAATGTTCCTGAGAGCTTTGGATAAAGGGCAGATAAGTGTCGTTGATGCTATGAGTGCAACAGGAGCTCGTGCAGTGAGGATCGCAAACGAGGTTGCCGGCACATCAGTAACAGCCAATGACATCGACCCAAAAGCGATACCTTACATCGAGCATAACATCTCGCTGAACGGCCTTTCCAACTGTGTCCCGTCAAATAAAGACCTCCACATTCTTTTCGCCGAATCATCATTTGATTACGTGGACATCGATCCCTTCGGGTCTCCGACCCCCTTCATACAATCTGCGATAAGAGGGTGCAGAAAAAAAGGAATACTCGCGATAACAGCAACCGACACGGCACCACTCGCAGGCGCACAGGTAGGGAAATGCAGAAGAAGATACCAATCCGAACCAATAAGGGGATATATGTGCCATGAGAGCGGGTTACGCATTCTAATGTGCAACATCGCCAAAGAACTGGCAAAATTCGACAGAGGAATGAAGCCTTTACTCTCATTCTATGCCGACCATTATTTCAGGGTCTATGTTCAGGTCGAGGAGGGTGCCGCCCCGACCGATCGGTCGTTAGATCAGATCGGCTATCTCCACTACGATCCGAACACGCTTGGGAGATCGGTCTCCAAACATCCGGATGCGACATTTGATAAGGGTCCATTTTGGATCGGTCTGCTTCACGATAAAGCGCTTCTCGCAAGAATGAACACCGAAGGAGCGGAAAAAGAGAAACGCTGTATAAAGATGCTTGACCTTTGGAGGAACGAGCTTGACGAACAGGTCTTTTTGTATGACATAAGCGAGCTGTCGTCGTTCACAAAATTATCCCCGCCGAAGATAGAAGCTCTGATCGATGCTTTGAATGAAAGTGGAAGAACGACCCCGACACATATGAGCCCCACCTCATTCAAGACAGAGCTGGTCCCTAAAGACGTGATCTCAATTTACAAAGAAAACAGCCCGGACAGTATCAGGCAATGA
- the nadA gene encoding quinolinate synthase NadA, protein MVSVAERIQRLKKEKNAVILAHNYTLPEVQDLADYVGDSLGLSMEASKTDADIIVFCGVSFMGETAKILSPNKTVLLPEPDAHCAMAAMCTGDQLRDFKECNPGFLIIGYVNSSAEAKKEMDICCTSSNAVKIVESVKWNDILFVPDKNLGAYASSVTGVNIRLWDGFCPIHQGITVSQVNSLKKKHPRALILAHPECRAEVLELADHVGSTEAILKMSKTLNEKEFIILTEVGMKYRLEKENPGKMFFFPESAVCTTMKMPSPESILRALEHGTGEVILSRDILEKARNPVQKMIDIK, encoded by the coding sequence ATGGTTTCAGTTGCAGAGAGGATACAGCGGTTGAAAAAGGAGAAGAACGCTGTGATCCTGGCTCATAATTACACTTTACCGGAGGTACAGGACCTGGCTGATTATGTCGGAGATTCCCTCGGACTATCAATGGAAGCCTCGAAGACCGATGCAGACATAATCGTCTTTTGCGGGGTCTCATTCATGGGGGAGACGGCAAAGATACTCAGCCCGAACAAGACGGTGCTTTTACCGGAGCCGGATGCGCACTGTGCGATGGCCGCTATGTGTACCGGAGATCAGCTCAGAGATTTCAAAGAATGTAACCCCGGGTTTTTGATAATAGGGTACGTGAACAGCTCTGCGGAAGCAAAGAAAGAGATGGATATATGCTGCACATCATCCAATGCGGTGAAAATAGTGGAGTCCGTCAAATGGAACGACATACTCTTCGTACCCGACAAGAACCTCGGAGCCTATGCTTCATCGGTCACCGGGGTCAACATAAGACTATGGGATGGTTTCTGTCCCATCCACCAGGGGATAACCGTTTCGCAGGTCAACAGCCTTAAGAAAAAACACCCACGCGCATTGATCCTGGCTCATCCGGAATGCAGGGCGGAGGTGCTCGAACTCGCGGATCACGTGGGCTCAACAGAGGCGATACTGAAAATGTCCAAGACCCTAAATGAAAAGGAATTCATAATTCTGACGGAGGTGGGGATGAAGTACAGATTGGAGAAAGAGAACCCCGGAAAAATGTTCTTTTTCCCAGAAAGTGCAGTGTGCACAACGATGAAGATGCCCTCACCGGAATCGATACTCCGCGCACTTGAGCACGGTACAGGAGAGGTAATACTCAGCAGAGATATCTTGGAAAAAGCAAGGAACCCTGTACAAAAAATGATCGACATCAAATGA